A part of Melittangium boletus DSM 14713 genomic DNA contains:
- a CDS encoding DUF2760 domain-containing protein, producing MTDQPSLSFFARLWLALVCFWRIWLDRSFAQAVLPVRQADVAGRLPTGAPVAEPTPAAPPAPPPVVAVPPEREHASALQLLAMLQREGRLIDFLQEDVAAFPDEDVGAAARIVHEGCRKLVRQYLTLEPVLPQSEGDRVQVPAGFDAQRIRLTGNVAGQPPYNGALKHHGWVTTAVTLPSTSPAMDPRVLAPAEVELS from the coding sequence ATGACCGACCAGCCCTCGCTCTCGTTCTTCGCCCGTCTGTGGCTCGCCCTGGTGTGCTTCTGGCGGATCTGGCTCGATCGCTCGTTCGCCCAGGCCGTCCTGCCCGTGCGCCAGGCGGACGTGGCGGGCCGACTGCCCACCGGCGCGCCTGTCGCCGAGCCGACACCCGCGGCCCCCCCCGCCCCGCCGCCCGTCGTCGCCGTGCCTCCGGAGCGCGAGCATGCCTCGGCGCTCCAGTTGCTCGCCATGTTGCAGCGCGAGGGCCGCCTCATCGACTTCCTCCAGGAGGATGTGGCCGCCTTCCCGGATGAGGACGTGGGGGCCGCCGCGCGCATCGTCCACGAGGGGTGCCGCAAGCTGGTGCGTCAATACCTCACCCTGGAACCGGTGCTCCCCCAGAGCGAGGGAGACCGGGTGCAGGTGCCCGCGGGGTTCGACGCCCAGCGCATCCGCCTCACCGGCAACGTGGCCGGCCAGCCTCCTTATAACGGTGCCCTCAAGCACCACGGCTGGGTGACCACGGCCGTGACGTTGCCGTCC